In one Mauremys mutica isolate MM-2020 ecotype Southern chromosome 3, ASM2049712v1, whole genome shotgun sequence genomic region, the following are encoded:
- the GJA1 gene encoding gap junction alpha-1 protein: MGDWSALGKLLDKVQAYSTAGGKVWLSVLFIFRILLLGTAVESAWGDEQSAFRCNTQQPGCENVCYDKSFPISHVRFWVLQIIFVSVPTLLYLAHVFYVMRKEEKLNKREEELKGVQNDGVNVEMHLKQIEIKKFKYGIEVHGKVKMRGGLLRTYIITILFKSVFEVAFLVIQWYVYGFSLNAIYTCERDPCPHRVDCFLSRPTEKTIFIIFMLVVSLVSLALNIIELFYVFFKGVKDRVKGKPDPYSPTGTVSPAKECGSTKYAYFNGCSSPTAPLSPMSPPGYKLVTGDRNNSSCRNYNKQASEQNWANYSAEQNRMGQAGSTISNSHAQPFDFHDDPQNTKKLASGLELQPLTLVDQRPPSRASSRASSRPRPDDLEI, encoded by the coding sequence ATGGGTGACTGGAGTGCCCTGGGAAAACTTCTTGACAAGGTTCAAGCTTATTCTACTGCAGGAGGGAAGGTATGGCTCTCTGTCCTCTTTATTTTCCGCATCTTGCTCTTGGGGACAGCAGTGGAATCAGCCTGGGGAGATGAGCAATCTGCTTTCCGGTGCAACACTCAGCAGCCTGGTTGCGAGAACGTCTGCTATGACAAGTCCTTTCCAATATCTCATGTGCGCTTCTGGGTTCTGCAGATCATATTTGTGTCTGTGCCTACCCTCTTGTATCTGGCACATGTGTTCTATGTGATGCGGAAAGAAGAGAAACTGAACAAGAGAGAAGAAGAGCTCAAGGGTGTCCAAAATGATGGCGTGAATGTGGAGATGCACCTCAAACAAATAGAGATAAAGAAATTCAAGTATGGAATTGAAGTGCATGGCAAAGTTAAAATGCGAGGAGGACTGCTCCGTACTTACATCATCACCATTCTCTTTAAATCTGTCTTTGAGGTGGCCTTCTTGGTGATACAATGGTACGTCTATGGGTTTAGCCTGAATGCTATTTACACTTGTGAGAGAGACCCATGCCCACACAGAGTGGACTGCTTCCTCTCCCGTCCAACTGAGAAAACCATCTTCATTATCTTCATGCTGGTAGTCTCTCTAGTATCTCTTGCCTTGAACATTATTGAGCTTTTCTATGTGTTTTTCAAGGGTGTCAAGGATCGTGTGAAAGGAAAACCAGACCCCTACTCTCCCACCGGTACTGTGAGTCCCGCCAAGGAATGTGGATCCACGAAATATGCTTATTTCAATGGCTGTTCCTCTCCCACTGCCCCCTTATCACCCATGTCTCCACCAGGCTACAAGCTTGTTACTGGTGACAGGAACAATTCCTCCTGTCGTAACTACAATAAACAAGCCAGTGAGCAAAACTGGGCAAATTACAGTGCTGAGCAGAACAGAATGGGACAGGCTGGTAGCACCATCTCCAACTCTCATGCCCAGCCCTTTGATTTCCATGATGATCCCCAGAACACTAAAAAACTGGCATCAGGGCTTGAGCTGCAGCCCCTCACCCTTGTGGACCAAAGGCCTCCTAGCAGAGCCAGCAGCCGAGCCAGTAGTAGACCTAGACCTGAT